One Entomomonas asaccharolytica DNA segment encodes these proteins:
- a CDS encoding autotransporter outer membrane beta-barrel domain-containing protein, with protein sequence MQKYSFFLFSLFFTASPVVIYAASPTITVSPDNSTVTYEGGTINGALVQNGNIKKLVVKGTEINNGSTTLSKGSAISLGGVNGADKYNNNYGNLEVEVDKNTSITATVAANIAGIYVRTDTVDSLAKVTSGASINLTNTSSFPQAVWIENRGGSGELNLTQDSDITVTGRGSIAAGISAKDNALIVNKGNLTLNGDFGILISAMAATANVTSTGNITTNGLSNVGISVNATGVDSIDTPAIQASGKITIGQDTAGAIVNGGSGSKGISLTTANKERGSIIYNDEQNSIRVNVGSNSAYLSALSAGIYSINTGGGSNYITAITKSIDMFGDNSVAIIADNKGGATGNIQIKTVGDVNISGGNTVGIKANNSNTQGTTVIDYTGNISITGSSASNLSSNIGIDSTTMGAISMVNVRGSINIDSDKAVGVSSVVTNTGASSILFGDINKAERSSLNIKSLGNSDANKLIGLFAQSNGLGNTSLIQVSYADQLKVSGESETTTISANGAKSSSAMVSVMNANVISATSTKGNATAIAAKTINLGDGSAAVVVWEVEEVIASSIEGKAIAIDVASVNNSGASVSIIDTKLVRANSTDGVAIHAVSTVGDNVVSLVGDTTIQGGTGSNGAGINLTSSTGNITVNNIGGTITSDNDLAVITNGDATRNSTDILNMGKIIGYVTLKGGNVTVNNEQDGLFSLQDFGADGNAKGISTSTIGTDGKGVFNNRGIVAFGDKNFIGSNINTTTNAVIQVGTFNNAGIIDLTTNSSARANTAVHSNYIGNTLTINGNYVSEGGQLIVNTLIGKDDRVDGKSDQLIVNGDISTGAGGATLVTIRPTQDSINALITNPDHGIKIVEVNGISSSDAFVLNSPVLAGRYEYILSQPEDDPTNYSWYLSNKAKAGWTESYYNLNPSIGAYLSNQTAATEMFKMSLFDRLTTNNGASDDAEQNFLWFRTKMTHEGHRSASNALSNRSRTYMAQMGGDLAVLKLEKGYLHLGVMAGYGDHKNTSTSRTTRTKAEGKVKGYNAGGYATYFANRDTQTGLYIDTWTEMNWFRNKVEGKGQLATQHYNSNVWSSSIEVGYGLPISNNKQYEWLITPQQQFIYNLYDADNQHDKNGLIVTANKASGLVSRTGIRLHGRGIQKSMLEPFLEANWIHSTARNQLKFNGENEHDGLPRNRYEAKIGVQGNINNKWSLSGEVGGVWGENQYNAYQAQINVNYHF encoded by the coding sequence ATGCAAAAATATAGTTTCTTTTTATTTAGTTTATTTTTCACTGCATCTCCAGTTGTTATTTATGCTGCGTCACCAACTATTACAGTAAGCCCTGATAATTCTACAGTTACTTATGAGGGTGGGACTATTAATGGCGCGCTTGTGCAAAATGGTAATATTAAAAAGTTAGTAGTTAAGGGTACAGAAATTAATAATGGAAGTACTACCCTGAGTAAGGGTTCTGCTATTAGTTTAGGTGGGGTTAATGGTGCTGATAAATATAATAATAATTATGGTAACCTTGAAGTAGAGGTTGATAAAAATACCTCTATCACCGCTACAGTTGCTGCTAATATTGCTGGTATTTATGTAAGAACAGATACTGTTGACTCTTTAGCTAAAGTAACATCAGGTGCTTCTATAAATTTGACGAATACCTCATCTTTTCCTCAAGCAGTATGGATAGAGAATAGAGGTGGTAGTGGCGAGCTTAATTTAACACAAGATAGTGATATTACTGTTACAGGCAGAGGATCAATAGCGGCTGGTATTTCTGCAAAAGATAATGCTTTGATTGTTAATAAAGGAAACCTTACTTTAAATGGTGATTTTGGAATACTAATTAGTGCAATGGCTGCAACTGCAAATGTTACTTCTACAGGTAATATTACAACGAATGGCTTATCTAATGTTGGTATTAGTGTTAATGCAACAGGTGTAGATAGTATTGACACACCTGCCATACAAGCATCCGGTAAAATTACTATAGGTCAAGATACAGCAGGCGCTATTGTTAATGGCGGAAGTGGTTCAAAAGGTATTTCTTTAACGACTGCGAATAAAGAGAGAGGATCCATTATTTACAATGATGAACAGAATAGTATTCGTGTTAATGTAGGTTCAAACTCAGCGTATTTATCAGCACTTTCGGCTGGAATTTATAGTATTAATACTGGTGGTGGCAGTAATTATATTACTGCTATTACAAAGAGTATTGATATGTTTGGTGATAATAGTGTTGCTATTATTGCGGATAATAAAGGTGGTGCTACAGGTAATATTCAAATAAAAACCGTAGGTGATGTTAATATCAGTGGGGGTAATACTGTTGGTATTAAAGCAAATAATAGTAATACACAGGGAACTACTGTCATTGATTATACAGGGAATATTTCTATTACTGGCTCAAGTGCATCAAATCTGTCATCGAATATAGGCATAGACTCTACCACAATGGGTGCTATTTCTATGGTTAATGTAAGAGGAAGTATCAATATTGATTCAGACAAAGCGGTAGGTGTTTCTTCAGTAGTAACCAATACGGGCGCATCTTCTATTTTGTTTGGTGATATTAATAAAGCAGAACGTTCTTCATTAAATATAAAATCGCTAGGTAATTCTGATGCTAATAAACTAATAGGATTATTTGCGCAATCCAATGGGCTAGGGAATACTTCATTGATTCAGGTAAGTTACGCTGACCAATTAAAAGTTTCTGGTGAGAGTGAGACTACCACTATCTCAGCTAATGGGGCAAAGAGCAGTTCAGCTATGGTTAGTGTCATGAACGCAAATGTGATTTCTGCTACTTCTACAAAAGGTAATGCCACAGCTATTGCTGCAAAAACAATTAATCTCGGTGATGGTTCAGCTGCTGTGGTAGTTTGGGAGGTAGAGGAGGTTATAGCTAGCTCAATAGAAGGCAAAGCTATAGCTATTGATGTTGCATCTGTTAATAATAGTGGCGCATCTGTGAGCATTATAGATACTAAATTGGTGAGAGCCAATTCAACAGATGGTGTAGCGATTCATGCAGTGAGTACGGTAGGAGACAATGTTGTTTCATTAGTTGGTGATACTACTATACAGGGTGGAACAGGTAGTAACGGTGCAGGTATTAATTTAACTAGCTCAACAGGTAATATAACAGTTAATAATATTGGAGGTACTATTACCTCAGATAATGACCTTGCTGTAATTACTAATGGTGATGCTACTAGAAATTCTACCGATATTTTAAATATGGGGAAAATTATAGGTTATGTAACGTTAAAGGGTGGTAATGTAACAGTGAATAATGAGCAAGATGGCTTATTTTCACTACAAGATTTTGGTGCTGATGGTAACGCTAAAGGCATATCTACTTCCACAATAGGTACTGATGGTAAAGGTGTATTTAATAATAGAGGCATAGTTGCATTTGGTGATAAAAACTTTATTGGCAGTAATATCAATACAACAACCAATGCAGTTATCCAAGTAGGTACTTTTAATAATGCTGGTATTATAGACCTAACTACTAATAGTTCAGCGAGAGCTAATACAGCCGTACATAGTAATTATATTGGTAATACGCTCACTATCAATGGTAATTATGTATCTGAGGGCGGTCAGTTAATTGTTAATACCTTAATAGGTAAAGATGATAGGGTTGATGGTAAAAGTGATCAATTAATTGTTAATGGTGATATCTCAACAGGTGCAGGTGGTGCAACGTTGGTGACTATACGTCCTACTCAGGATAGTATTAATGCGCTTATTACTAACCCAGATCATGGTATTAAGATTGTTGAGGTGAATGGTATCAGCTCAAGCGATGCATTTGTATTGAATAGTCCAGTATTGGCAGGCAGATATGAGTATATTTTAAGTCAACCTGAAGATGATCCTACTAATTATAGTTGGTATTTAAGTAATAAGGCTAAAGCGGGATGGACTGAGAGTTATTACAACCTAAACCCATCAATAGGCGCTTATCTAAGTAATCAAACGGCTGCGACAGAAATGTTCAAAATGTCACTGTTTGACAGATTGACTACAAATAATGGTGCAAGTGATGATGCTGAGCAAAACTTTTTATGGTTTCGTACTAAGATGACACATGAAGGGCATCGTAGTGCTAGTAATGCTTTAAGCAATCGTTCTCGTACCTATATGGCACAGATGGGTGGAGATTTAGCTGTTTTAAAATTAGAAAAAGGTTATTTACATTTAGGCGTTATGGCGGGGTATGGTGATCATAAAAATACCAGTACCTCTAGAACTACTCGCACGAAAGCTGAAGGTAAGGTGAAAGGCTATAATGCTGGCGGTTATGCTACCTATTTTGCCAATAGGGATACTCAAACGGGACTGTATATTGATACATGGACTGAGATGAATTGGTTTCGTAATAAAGTTGAAGGCAAAGGACAGCTAGCAACACAACATTATAATAGTAATGTTTGGAGTAGCTCTATTGAAGTGGGTTATGGTTTACCTATTTCAAATAATAAACAATATGAATGGTTAATCACGCCACAACAACAATTTATTTATAATTTATATGATGCTGATAATCAACATGATAAGAATGGTTTAATCGTTACTGCTAATAAGGCCAGTGGTTTAGTGAGTCGTACTGGTATACGCTTACATGGTCGTGGTATACAAAAATCTATGTTGGAACCCTTTTTAGAGGCTAACTGGATACACTCAACAGCTAGAAACCAATTAAAATTTAATGGTGAGAATGAACATGATGGGTTACCCCGTAATCGTTATGAAGCTAAGATAGGTGTACAGGGAAATATCAATAATAAATGGAGTCTATCTGGTGAAGTAGGTGGTGTATGGGGTGAAAATCAGTATAACGCCTATCAAGCTCAAATTAATGTAAACTACCATTTCTAG